In the Patescibacteria group bacterium genome, ATGAGCATACTTTTGACCAAATGGAGGGTTTAATGGTGGATAAAGATATTTCAATCGCCAACTTAATCGCGGTTATGAAAGAATTGTTAAAAGGCATCTTTAAAAAAGAAATGGAAGTAAGAGTAAGGCCCGGTTATTTTCCCTTTGTTGAGCCGGGAATTGAGCTTGACATAAAATGCACGATTTGCGGTGGCGCGAAGTGCCCCAGTTGCAAAAACAGCGGCTGGCTGGAGCTTATGCCGGCCGGCATGGTTCATCCCAATGTTTTAAAATTCGGCGGCATTGATTCTAAAAAATATTCAGGCTTCGCTTTCGGGCTCGGACTTACAAGATTGGCGATGATGAAGTACGGCGTTGACGACATTCGCTTGTTTAATAGCGGGGATCTGAGATTTCTTGAACAATTTTAAATAAATATGTATCTATCCCTAAATTGGCTAAAAGACTTCATTGATATTCCAAAATCTCTTTCCCCCGAAGAGCTTGGCTTAAAATTGACTATGCATACGGTTGAAGTTGACAGCGTGGAGAAGCAGTTAAAGGATGTAATTTACGATATTGACAATAAATCAATTACCCATCGGCCGGACCTTTGGTCGCATTACGGCATGGCGCGGGAGATTGCGGCCTTTTTGGACGTTAAACTGAAGAAATATAATGCGAATACTACAAATTTGTATGCGAATACTACAAATCAAAAAATGCGAATTGATGTTAAGATTGAGGATGAAAAATTATGTCCGAGGTATATGGCTGTTGCCGTGAGCGGGATTAAAGTTGAGCCGTCGCCTGAATGGATGCGAGAGCGTTTAATCGCCGCGGGCTCCAGGCCGATAAACAACATTGTTGACATTACCAATTATGTCATGCTGGAGCTTGGACAGCCGTTGCACGCCTTTGATTTCAGTAAAATTTCAAATGATATTAAAATAATCGTAAGAAAAGCAAAACAAGACGAAGTTATAGAAACATTGGACGGGGAGAAGAGGAGGTTGGATGAAGAAATGCTGGTGATTGCCGATAAAAATAAACCGATTGC is a window encoding:
- a CDS encoding phenylalanine--tRNA ligase subunit beta, with amino-acid sequence MYLSLNWLKDFIDIPKSLSPEELGLKLTMHTVEVDSVEKQLKDVIYDIDNKSITHRPDLWSHYGMAREIAAFLDVKLKKYNANTTNLYANTTNQKMRIDVKIEDEKLCPRYMAVAVSGIKVEPSPEWMRERLIAAGSRPINNIVDITNYVMLELGQPLHAFDFSKISNDIKIIVRKAKQDEVIETLDGEKRRLDEEMLVIADKNKPIAIAGVMGGANSEVDGATTEIILESANFNFISIRKTS